ACTCTCAAACTGGTAGTACAGGATTTTTATCTGAGATATGGAGGATTCAAATGTGAGATGTATTTGCTGCAGTTTTGGTAAATTTTCAAATTGTAAATACCATTTTTGTAATTTTATGGTTCCATATACACATATCTGCATTTTTAAATTGTATATGTGGCATTTTAATCCCATAATCTTCATTATTAATAAACCACAGTGAATACTTTGTGGGTCATTATTAACCATCATCTGCCTTTAGACAACCTGTCTACCAGAGTCATTGTCAGAGTTgtacagaatagaaacaggcccttcagtctaccACATGTATTCTCACCATCATGTCTATTTATAGtcattccatttgcctgcatgaattccatatctctctctccctggctcATTTAAGTACCTGTCAAGATgcctcatatatatatatttcatcaCCTCCTCTGACAGCTTATTCCATTTACCAACTATTCTGGGTGTGAAAAATGTgctcctcagatcccttttaaacctTCTCTTGGTCACCTTAAATCTACGCTTCTGATTTTAGTCatttccaccacaggaaacagacATTGCTATCTAtgctatttatgcctctcataattctaCATACCTCTAATCATGTCTCCTCCCAGCTTGCTACAGTCTAGGGGAAACAGACCCAGTGTATCCAATTCCTTCTGCTAACTCAAGTTCTCCACTCCAGGCAACAtaattgtgaatcttttctgcagccTCTGTTTTaatcgtatctttcctgtagcacGCTGACCAGAAccgcacataatattccaagtgcagactAAGCAAACTTTTGTACAACTGACACCTGAAGTGCCAACATCCCTACTCAGTGCCTCAGCCAATGAAtctaagcatgccatatgccttcttcactaccctgtctacttgtattctcatcttcagggaactatttccaccatctgcacaatctctgtgtccaagttaaattccatctgccattcccttTCTCAGTTGATCTCTATCCTGTTGTCGTTTCACCTTCTTCAGTATCAATGACTCCACCATTTTTTTAcgccatctacaaacttactcaATCACGCTACCTACATTCGCATCCAAATCATTATGTTACAAACAACAGAGGATCCAGcaatgatccctgcagcacactacAGATCACAGGCCTCCCATCTGGAAAAGCAACCCTACActatcactctctgcttcctcatctATTGAACCTTCTCACTCTGAATCCATGTGTTCTAACCTTCTGTCACAGTCTACCATGTGGAAGACTTTACTATAATGTCCATGCAGAAAACATCTACTGCTGTGCTCACGTGTCTCTTGGTTACATCTTCAATAAAAAACTATTTAATTTGTGAGATGTGATTCTGCTAATCAGTCATCATCTTTCCAAATGCTAATAAACTCTTCCTCTGAAaatcccttccaataactttcccaccacttaTGCAAGACTCACTTGCCTGCAGTTTTCTGAAGTAACCCTGCTgctcttcttaaataaaggcacaatatTAACTATCCTCCCGTGCCACACCTATGGCTGACAAAGATACCAAGATCAGGGTCCTGGTGAGTGGGAAGGAAGCGGGAAACTCAAAGTCTTTGCAGGTGGGGTTGGAAGATGGAATTGTAGGGAGCTTGGCAAGTATTAACTGATGAGCTAGAGACTAAACCTGTGTGATTTCAGAATTGTCAAATTGTTGACTTTTGGAGCACTTCTCTAGGCACGTAATTCTCCCTTGGGTAAATTTCCTTCCATTAACTTCAGTGAAATGAATTTTAGAAACTTTAAAGTATTTTAGAAGTTTTAAAGTATAACTCCAATAATCCTcagttttgtttgtttaaatGATACAGACTGGGATGAATTACTACCTCTGACCTTTTTGCAAATTTACTACAGGTAATTAATTTGCCCAGGCCTTTGACTGAAATGAAAACTCATTTTCTCCCTCCATATTTATTACCCCATCTGCTAAGTGTTTTCAGTATTGTTCAAAAATCTAATAATTCATTGATAGAAATGTTGTCCATGTCTTTGTTTCATTTTTCTGCTCATTAATGTATTATACTTACCAGTTACAGTGAGGCAGGTCTTGCCAGAGCTTGAATCAATATCAGATGTATTAAAGAGACATTGATAACATCCTTCATCTTCAAGCTTTATTCCAGATAGTTCTATTGTGTACACTGACTCATTTGTTGATATAAAAGAAACTCTTTTATCACGTTTCTCAAATGTATTGAGTTTTACATTAAATTTGATGATATTTTCCTCAGATTCACCTCTTAGCTTTTTCCAGAtaacctgttgaatattttctAATTGTGTTGTACAGCTGAAGTTAACGTTTGCACTTATTACTGCTGTCTTATTCTCTTGAGTCTCTTCATGTGGACTTTTTGCTGTGAAATGGAAACAGAATATAGTTAAAATTTCCCGTCAAGACCTTGAAGTTTTCAAATTGGTATGAATGATTTTACCACAGTTTGGTAAAATGATTCTCATCAGCTTTGTTCCACTCCAAAGCCCAAAGCACAAACCCTGGACTTGTACTTCCGTGCTGATTTGAAGGAGCAGCACTGTATTGGAAGTGTACTTTTCAACTGAATGGGTAAATTGAGACCCTGACTGCTCCTCTGATACAAAGCTCTTTACAATGGACAGGGCAAGTTTTCTCCTGACCCTGGCCAATAGTGATTGCAAATCATTTATTATTAATAACATTATTAAACATCAATCCTTAAATAGTTGACACCTCAATCTGTAATAAGTTTTCATAGGCAACAACACTTGAACTGGAAAACTAGAAGAATCTGTTGCAGGACAGCAGCAAAAATACTTTTTTATTTACCTGAATATCATGTCAGAAGATGCAAGACAGCTGATCTTTATCTCAGTTATCATATTGGTTTCTATAGCACTGCAAATACCACACCCATTATTTCCTGATTACATGCAAGGGTCAAATATGTACAGTAAAGTCCTTTTGGTACTGCACTTTACTTTTCCTGCAGGGCTCACACCTGACATTTCTTCTGGATGAAAAAGCACATAACTATGTATTTGGTTCCCAGTCACTGCCCCATTATCTATCTCTGGTGCTTTTAATAGCAATGCCTTATTTCTGGAGCATCATGAATACAACCTTTTCATGTTTCATAACAAAAGTGCCAGAAATTACTCATCTGAACTCTTGAACTCCCATTGTTACTCATTATTTTAAGTCTAAAAGGTAAAGAGCAAAATCTGTGATATTCTTTGTGGGGATAAAACAGCTACAGTTTGGGAAGACATTGTTAGTGAGCTACCAGGAAACTACATGCATAAAAGTTTATCCCCAGTTGCTACAGGTCATTCATGTTTTTACAGATGTCCGTAAGTTGATTTTGTCCATGATGGAAAATGAACAACAAAATAAAACTCACTTGGTATCATAACCAATGGTAACCATACCTCCACAGTACTACAAGGAGTGGCATCAAAAGCACACATGACTGATAAAGAAAGAAcaattttaaaaagtggagtgagaAGAAACTAATTCTGCTGTTTGTAAGTATGTAtattgaatttttgaatttgaattttgtGAGCATGCCTGTATGTAGGGGTGTTCATAAGTTGAAAGTTCTTAACCCAGGAATATCCTACACTACTAAATACATTATTACATTAACTATGTGATAGTCTGCCTTGAAATCCATTCCAATGATATCAAtggattacagcacagaaacaagctttcCACCCCACCAAGTTTCACTAAGCAGCAAGCATCCATTCACAGTAGTCCCATTTTGTTCTCCCCTCAACATTCCTGTCATTCATGCAATTTACTGCGGCCAATCtatcaacctgcacatctttgatgTGTGAGTGGAAACCACTGCAGCCAAAGGAAATccgtgtggtcatggagagaatgtccaaataactgaggtcaggattgaagccGGGCACTGGAGCTCTGGGGCAACAGCTTTATTAGCGCATATTGTGGACAGCACTATTCTGAATCTAGATTATTTAACCCACTGTTTACCTCAGGTCCTCAAATGAAATTTGAATTAACTTCTATTTCATCTTACTAATCCTGCAATTTAACAACTGACCACATGATTTCCTTAGCAATACACAAAGTACTCTCATAACTACTGATCCAGGCAGAATACCTGTCAGTGCAACAAggaaaataaaatggtttaagaACATACGATGCTAAGCACATAACTGAGCAACATCCCATTCATGATCCAGTTAAACCCGTGGACTGTAGACTGCTAAATTGCCTGATTGCTTCTCAGCTGCAAGGTCAGCCTCATGGGAAATAAAACATCTTAATTAATCAACACACCATGAGATATGTGTTTCAAAATGATCCAAATTGAATTTTCAGTAGTAATAGACAATACCTATTATCGATTAGACATAACTTATTGCTTATTCTTACTAATTAACATCAACTTCAGGTAAGTAAATATCAGTTGTATTTTTAAGTAAAAAGTAAATATTTTAGTCACTTTTACATGAGATAATGAAATTACAGAACAGACTATCATAGATGATTTTAATTCAATCAATTCTATTTCAAGATAACAATTAACAAAAAAAGATTGAGAGTTTTGTTTGAATAGGTTAGTTTGAATGATGCAAGAATTTAAAAAATTCTGGAATCTTGCACGAGTTTGCATTCATGATTAAATAGTCACATAGGGAATGTGGAAGGAGATAATTTAATGAGCGAAGTGGACTTCGGTGGTTGAAGAcatactttatttttatttgtacaagTCTTACCAAGTACATTCAGGCAGGTCTTCCCAATATTTGATCCAGCTGGGAATGTCGTGAAGAGACACTGATAACATCCTTTATCTTCATATCTCACTCCAGAAAGTACAAGGGTGGATTCTTGCAGCTTTGATGTCAAAATAGACACCCTATCCATAAATGGTCCAAATACTTTGGGTCCAATTTTTTCATTGTAGATGGCGATGTTTTCCTCTGTTTGACCATTTAACTTTTGCCAGGTCACCTGTAGAATATCATTTAAATTTGTTGTACAAGTGAAGGAAAGTCTTTCTCCGAAAACTGCTGTTATTTTTTCCTTTGTCTTCACAATCGGACTTTGAGCtgtgaaacagaaataaaatagaatattGTAAAGAAAACTAATCAACCATTTCACAAATATTTATTCCCAAAACACTCAAAGGTATGCTAATTATACTGGATATACATATGTCTTGGATGAGAATGCATGTGTCTGATAGCATATTTACAGAAGAGGTAAAAATTTgtgcctgctgaagggtctcggcccgaaatgtaaactgcacttttttccattgatgctgcctgacctgttgagctcctccagcattttgtgtgtgttgcaaaaaatTGTGGAGGTTGTAGATAGCAAAAAAGGTAGCCTATGTGTACAGCGGGACACAGATCAGTCAGAAAGTTAAGCAGAGAAATGGTAAATGGAATGAGCTAATGCACCTTGGAAAGCAAATCCTTGCAGGATATGTACAGTAAATGGTAAGAACTTTAGGAGTATTGATGCATAGAGGGACCTTTGGGTGCAAGTCTATAGCTCACTGAAAATGGTAATCTAGCTGCATAGGAAAACAAGGAAGACATTTTGTCTGCTTGGTTTCATAGGCAGagatattgagtataagagttatGGTGTCATGTTATAGCTGTATgaaacattggttagaccacactggaGTGTTGGGTACAGCTCCATTTGCCACACTGGAGGGAGGGTGCTGTAacaatagaaagagtgcagaagagattcaccagataGTTGCCTGGAATGGTGGGCTACACAGAAATTGAATAGCTGGGTTTATTCTTACTGGAACATACAgtgtgctagaaagtttgtgaaccctgtagaattttctgtattttggcataaatatgacctaaaatgtgatcagatcttcacattaAGTCCTAAAatgagataaagagaacccaattaaataaatgacacaaaatattatacttgttcatttacttattgagaaaaatgatctctacaattcttcttctaaggtcctctgaaagttgttttgatcacgGCATGGTGCAcacaaacagatctttcttgagaagagcagactctgtcagtaacctgacttggtGAGCCTTTTTTATAAGGCAGGGCACGtccacaacccacacctccaatctcaccacattgattggaacacctgactccaaatagcttttgtagaaggcattacccaagaggttcacatactttcacCAACAGATATATGTAATACTGTAATTTTGTAATAATGTAATATATGcaaatttgcctccaacttccaccctgctctcaaatttacccggttcatttctgacacctccctccccctcctcaatctctctgtctctatctctggagacagcttatctaccgatgtccactataaacccatggactctcacagctacctggacaatacctcttcccactaTGGTACGTATAAAAACGCAATCCCCTTCTCATAATgcctcttcccctctcttttACCTTGCCCCTGTACGTTTCGAAACATTTAAACCTTGGAACAGCCAACAGCCATTCTGTTAGCCAAGTCTCTATAATatcacaacatcgtagttccatgtgCTGATCTATATTATAAGTGCATCACCCATGTTTCtgatactctttgcattaaaatagactcaCTTCAACacatcctactgactgcaattatACCCCATCCAGTACCTATTCTTCCTCACAGTCTGTCCGCATACTGAATCTACCATTACACCTGCTGCCTATTTTCTGAccttcccaccccctgccaaactagttgaAATCCTTCCCAATAGCTCaagcaaatctgcccacaaggatattggtctcccttgaATTAAGgtataacctgtcccttttgtacaggatATACCTTCTCTGGAAGAGTTTTCAATGATTCACAAATCTGAAACCAGCTCTTCAGCCACACGTACACTTGCTAAATTATCCTATTATTATCCATACCAGTGCATGGCACAGgctgcaatccagagattattgccCATGAGGTGCTGCTTTAGGATTCCTACCTAACTCCTTCTATTTGCTCTTCAGGACTTCacgtcccttttcctacctatgtcaattGTATCAATATATACGACTTGCGGTTGTCCACCCTCTCccttaagaatgctatggacGCGATCTGAGATGTCTTTGATCCTGGAACCTTGGAGGTAACAAAACATCTGGGAGTCTCTTTCATATCCAGGAAATCTCCTCTCTGTTGCCTTAAGTACCGAATCCTCTATCATCACCCCtctttccttcttcctcttcccttctgaTCCACGGTGACTGTGATCCTCAGTGACTCGTAAGGGTACAAAGATTATGGgatgaaggcaggtgaatggggctgagggggaataataaatcagccatgaccgaatggcagagcagactcaaaaggcgtaatggcctaattttgctcctatatcttatggtcttccatGCAGAGGGTGGTCGTTACCTGGAGGAGGTAGTgtggcagatacaattacaacattttaaaGGCTAAATGACAGATAATTAGATCAGAAAGGCATaggaggatatgggccaaatgcaaacaaatgggattagtgtaattagacatcatgggccaaaaaggacctgtttctatgctgacaATTCAATGATTGTATGAGATGGGAAATAAACTTCATTATTTCATCCAACAAAATAGTAAATAGCTGTTTTTTAATATAGCTAATCCAATTGTGTTTGGAATGCTGTTTATTATTAATAAAGAACTTACTCATTCTTGTAATAAACTTTGCACAGAGTTTTGCCAATAATATTTTTTTCCTACTGTGAGAACAGGAGCATAAATGTCAACCGAAcagctacacttcattaggagtttgaagggatttggcacgTCACtgaatacactcagaaacttctatagttgtactgtggagagcattctgacaggctgcatcactgtctggtatggaggggctactgcacaggaccgaaagaagctgcagaatctagtcagctccaccttgggtactagcctacaaagtacccaggacatcttcagggagccgtgtctcagaaaggtCCATTACtaaggtcctccagcacccaggacatgcccttttctcactgttaccatcaggtaggagatacaaaagcctgaaggcacacactcagcgattcaggaacagcttcttctcctttgccatccgattcctaaatgaacattgaatctttggacactatctcaccttttttaatatacagtatttatgtttttgtatgtttttaaaaatctattcaatgtacacaATTGATTCACTGGTATAGTTATTATtagttttttctctctgctacattatgtattgcattgaactgctgctgctaagttaacaaatttcatgtcacatgctggtgataataaacctgattctgattctgaagtagctTCCACAGGCCTAGACAGTGACTCAAGACCACAAGTTTGAGCTCCAACACAGCAGCTGGGAAGTTAAATGTAATTTAATAAATCTATAATTACTAATGGTTAGCATGAAGTTACTAATGTACTTAAGGGAAAGAACCCTTGCCTACTTATTACTGATCAGCACGTGTGATTTCAGTCTGACTAACTTTCTCCTATGTTGACATCAATAGGGATGGAGACTGAATGCTAGCTTTACAAGTTTCTTTACATCTCATGAACAAATAAGTAGAACAAAAGACCTGTTCCTGCAGTAGAGGCACCAGGTCATGAGGTCAGTCAGTATAGCAAGCAACTTCTTTTCTGTATGGGATTCCACACAATTTTGATGATCACTTCGAAGAGCATGGGGATATTACGAATATCTCTGCTGGGACATAAGATGGAGATCTATAGAACTGGCAGCTGACCcaaatttatcccttacccaTTCAGTTAATGGTGCTTTGGTATTTTGAATTTTGTGGGAAATTTTGAATTTGTATTTAGATTCTTACAATAAGATCCATTTACATGGACCATAATATACTCCACTTCCACCAAAATAGAGTAGATTTAGATGAAGCATCCGAAGAAAGACTGCTTTTCACACAAATATTTAGAAAATGGAAGCTTTATGGATATTTCAATGTAATTCTAAACTAGGAAGTTGGAGCACATACAAAATTGCTGAAGGAACCACGGTGCCACggtggcgtagcagttagtgtgatgctattacagctctggggaTCGGAAttagagttcaatcctggcatcctctgtaaggagtctgtacgtcttccctatggaatgcatgggttttctccggtgctcccatttcctcccacagtccaaacatgcaCTGGTTAGttggttaagtggtcattgtaaattgtcccgtgattaggttaggattaattctggttgtcaggggttgctaggcagcgcagctagaaacatagaaacatagaaaataggtgcaggagtagatcaTTCgggggccagaaaggcctatttcactctgtatctgtaaataaataaataaacaaatgaattccgcaggtcaggcagcatctatggagggcagtaacaatcaacattttgggctgataaccttcttcatgattggaaaggaaggggtcagaagccagaataagaaagtggaggtgcggtggtgggggggggggggtaggagaatacaagctggcaggtggtaggtaagaccaggtgagggggaaggtggatgaagtaagaagcagggaggggataggtggaacgggcaaagggctgaagaagaaggaatgtgataggagagaacagCAGATAATGGaggaaaagaaaggaggaggggaactagagggaggtgatgggcaggtgagagggtagccaaagtggggaatagagaaagagaggagggaggggggagagattaCCAGAAAttgaagaaatcaatgtttatgccatcaagttggaggttacttgctcctccaatctgagtgcggcccttttgtggcagcagaggaggccatgaacagagaagtccgaatgggaatggaagttgaattgaaatggatggccacctggaaatcctgccttttgtggctaACAGAGTAaagatgcttgacaaagcagtccccaaaTCTGTGTCAGGTCAGGTCCCACTGATGTAAAGGAGGCCACGCTGGGAGcaatggatacaatagatgaccccgacagacttGCAGATGATGTATTGCCACACCTGGACGGACCATTTggatcctgaatggtggtgagggaggaggtgtaggagcaggtgtagccctgagtgatgaggccaaactcagtttTTAGTAATCTCTGCCCCATCCaaccttctattccccactctggctacactctcaccccttcccttcttctcagttgcccatcacctccctttggttcccttcctccttccctttcttccatgatctactGTCCtttcatatcagattccttctatcgccttttacctcttccacctatcctctcccagcttcttacatcatccccctctcccaccaatctactttccctctccctcctatcACCTGTTAGCTTGCACTCctacctcccccccaccatcttcttattctggcttctgaccccctccctttccaattatgctgaagggtttcagacaAAAACCATCAACAGTTTACTcccctttatagatgctgcctgtcttgctgagttcatccagcattttgtgtgtgttgcttactattattaacatctgcagaaacttgcgTTCAGGAAACTAGAAATTGTTTTGTTTCTGTAAACCTGAAAAGGTCATAAGTAAATACAATAATAGGTTTCTGATTTATTGGAAGTCTTGATTGTACAACCAATGCACATAA
This genomic stretch from Mobula hypostoma chromosome 6, sMobHyp1.1, whole genome shotgun sequence harbors:
- the LOC134347542 gene encoding nectin-1-like isoform X1; this encodes MKLFGLALLVSLADAQSPIVKTKEKITAVFGERLSFTCTTNLNDILQVTWQKLNGQTEENIAIYNEKIGPKVFGPFMDRVSILTSKLQESTLVLSGVRYEDKGCYQCLFTTFPAGSNIGKTCLNVLAKSPHEETQENKTAVISANVNFSCTTQLENIQQVIWKKLRGESEENIIKFNVKLNTFEKRDKRVSFISTNESVYTIELSGIKLEDEGCYQCLFNTSDIDSSSGKTCLTVTAHASQFRTERYFWIILGPLAISIVF
- the LOC134347542 gene encoding OX-2 membrane glycoprotein-like isoform X2; translation: MKLFGLALLVSLADAQSPIVKTKEKITAVFGERLSFTCTTNLNDILQVTWQKLNGQTEENIAIYNEKIGPKVFGPFMDRVSILTSKLQESTLVLSGVRYEDKGCYQCLFTTFPAGSNIGKTCLNVLAKSPHEETQENKTAVISANVNFSCTTQLENIQQVIWKKLRAHASQFRTERYFWIILGPLAISIVF